From Triticum urartu cultivar G1812 chromosome 2, Tu2.1, whole genome shotgun sequence, a single genomic window includes:
- the LOC125536486 gene encoding uncharacterized protein LOC125536486, with protein sequence MAMVQPVDMAVKANEILARFRPIAPKPALPASPAQAQAIDGAAARVLCHLQSRPCRARKRGRPSAVPVSAPAAAAKRKRAAYPVPLRCAAAAATDAVVSTATRAYVSVPGSACMPFASLPPATASTGGNLTMLSTMVAGDEEEEEEERDIPVERDLLRKLLEPKVISPRAMRPVGSTIHVESIVHGAVDAASSTATSKTAEEVEAEVETDALPAVVTDSSNRVRLVNDAYKEMVGAPECLWLGAVAASRRISGEVALVVAEQATLPESPGGFSCTAKIEWECGGGERASIHAACDVSRLQCEYRHYLFAWRFRAADASSPADSHRAGGEA encoded by the coding sequence ATGGCCATGGTGCAGCCGGTGGACATGGCCGTCAAGGCCAACGAGATCCTCGCGCGGTTCCGGCCCATCGCGCCCAAGCCCGCCCTGCCGGCGTCGCCGGCGCAGGCGCAGGCGATCgacggcgccgccgcccgcgtgCTCTGCCACCTGCAGAGCAGGCCGTGCCGCGCAAGGAAGCGCGGGCGCCCGAGCGCCGTGCCGGTGTCCGCGCCGGCCGCTGCcgccaagaggaagagggcggcGTACCCGGTGCCGCTCCGatgcgcggcggcggcggccaccGACGCGGTGGTGTCCACCGCGACGAGGGCCTATGTGTCCGTGCCGGGCAGTGCATGCATGCCGTTTGCGTCGCTGCCGCCGGCGACCGCGAGTACCGGCGGGAATCTGACGATGCTCTCGACCATGGTGGCGggcgatgaggaggaggaggaggaggagagggataTCCCCGTGGAGCGCGACCTGCTGCGGAAGCTGCTGGAGCCCAAGGTGATCTCGCCGCGGGCGATGCGCCCCGTGGGATCCACCATCCACGTCGAATCCATCGTCCACGGCGCCGTCGACGCGGCCAGCAGCACGGCCACCTCGAAGACggcggaggaggtggaggcggaggTGGAGACCGACGCGCTGCCGGCGGTCGTCACGGACTCGAGCAACCGCGTCCGGCTGGTGAACGACGCGTACAAGGAGATGGTGGGCGCGCCCGAGTGCCTGTGGCTCGGCGCGGTGGCCGCGTCGAGGAGGATCAGCGGGGAGGTGGCGCTGGTGGTGGCCGAGCAGGCGACGCTGCCGGAGTCCCCAGGGGGGTTCTCGTGCACGGCGAAGATCGAGTgggagtgcggcggcggcgagcgggcTTCCATCCATGCAGCGTGCGACGTCAGCCGGCTGCAGTGCGAGTACAGGCACTACCTCTTCGCCTGGAGGTTTCGGGCCGCCGATGCATCATCGCCCGCCGACAGCCACCGCGCCGGCGGCGAAGCATGA
- the LOC125536487 gene encoding NADH dehydrogenase [ubiquinone] iron-sulfur protein 4, mitochondrial: MAAPLRRVFPSLGRALLSPTPARMLSAEASDALVEIKPGEIGMVSGIPEEHLRRKVLIYSPARTASQQGSGKVGRWKINFVSTQKWENPLMGWTSTGDPYANVGEAGLTFDSAESAKAFAEKHGWEYVVRKRHTPLLKPKTYAENFKWKGPPKTEEAA, from the exons ATGGCCGCCCCACTCCGGCGGGTCTTCCCCTCCCTCGGCCGGGCCCTGCTCTCGCCTACGCCGGCACGGATGCTCTCCGCGGAGGCCTCCGATGCCCTCGTGGAGATCAAGCCCGGGGAGATCGGCATGGTCTCCGGGATCCCCGAGGAGCACCTCCGCCGCAAG GTTCTGATCTATTCACCAGCTAGGACTGCATCTCAGCAAGGTTCTGGCAAAGTCGGGAGGTGGAAAATCAATTTCGTGTCAACCCAAAA GTGGGAGAACCCATTGATGGGATGGACATCGACTGGTGATCCGTATGCTAATGTTGGTGAAGCTGGACTTACGTTTGACAGTGCCGAATCAGCGAAGGCATTTGCTGAAAAACACGGATGGGAATATGTG GTTAGGAAGCGCCATACACCTCTTCTGAAG CCCAAAACGTACGCAGAGAACTTCAAGTGGAAGGGCCCCCCGAAGACGGAGGAAGCAGCCTAA